CGGTCGTTGGCGTATTTGGGGTTGTTCCAGACGCGGATGGCCTTCGCCACGTCCACCACGTGGGCGGTGACGCCCGGCGGGGCAACCTGAGTCAGCAGGGTTTTGCGTACATGATCGGCGGCGACTTCATCGCTGACGACGATAATGCGGCTGACGTTGGTCTCTTTGGTCCAGCGGGTGGCGACCTGGCCGTGAATCAAGCGGTCATCGATGCGCGCCAGGCCGATTTTCATGTGGTCGTTCGGCCCCAGCGGCGCCTGAGGGGCAGCGGCTTTGGCGACGGGCGCCACGGGTTTTGCGGGTTCTTCCTGCGGTTTTTTCAGCGCTTTCACGCCTTCTCGGCCGGTTTCCAACGCCAGCGCCACCAGTTCATCGAAAGCGGGGTTGTCGTCCCGCGCCATGAAGGTTTCCACCAGCATCGGGATGTTGACCCCGGTGACGACCTCATAGTTTTCTTTGTCGACCGCAATGCGGCTGGCGGCGTTGAACGGGCTGCCGCCCCAGGTATCCACCAGGAACAGCACACCGCCGCTGGTATCCAATCCACTGATTTTTTCGTTGTACTTGACGATTAACGTTTCGGCATTCTCACCGGGAACGAAGTCTATAAAGGCGACGTTGTCCTGCTCGCCCAATAGCATCTCCGCCGTTTTCAGCAGTTGTTCCGCTGCAGCCCCGTGTGTGCCGATGATAATAGCTATTGCCACTCGCTACCTCCTCGTTGAACTCCAGGCGCGGTTTGTGTCGTTTCTCCGCGCCGTCTTGGCAGTCACTTCCGCGGTTCAGATACATTATGGTAGAAAAAAAGAAACGCACGCCTAACATTTCTCACGCAGTATCAAATGCCTGTGCGTGATATTTCACGAACGCGAGATTTATTTTAGTGAGTGAAAAAATATTTTTTGTGACGCTGCTCCGCTATTGAATGCTCGGAGAAATCTTAGCTGTCGCAGACGATATGGCGTGGCGTCACCCTAAACCGCCGTTGAAAAAGCCGCTTTGTCCCCCAGAAAAATCCTGATACAGTAATTTCCTCTTTCATCACTAAGGAGTGAAGGGCCTCAGCCCTCCCTATGGACTGTCACCGAAGTAACTGTTTTTCCAGGTTTCACCCGCCACCTGCTGGCGTTGCATATGCTGTTCGGCCCTTCGGCCATCTCCCGGTAATCCCATCCCGTCACTTTGCTATTGTCGACTGCGCCCATGCAGCGGCGGCATCGTCACGTCTGAGCGGCGTGCGCTCATTCCCACTTTTTTCTGGAGTCTGATATGGAATTTTTAATGGACCCCTCTATTTGGGCGGGGTTGCTTACGCTGGTGGTGCTGGAAATCGTGCTGGGCATCGACAACCTGGTGTTCATCGCCATTTTGGCCGACAAGTTGCCGCCGAAGCAGCGCGATAAAGCGCGCATCATCGGCCTGTCGCTGGCATTGCTGATGCGTTTGGGCCTGCTGTCGGTGATCTCCTGGATGGTAACCCTGACCACGCCGCTGTTCTGCGTCGGCGATTTCAGCTTCTCCGGCCGCGATCTTATCCTGCTGTTCGGCGGGGTATTCCTGCTGTTCAAGGCCACCATGGAGCTGCATGAACGGCTGGAAGGGCAGACGCACCAGGATGGCGCCAA
Above is a window of Serratia nematodiphila DZ0503SBS1 DNA encoding:
- the manX gene encoding PTS mannose transporter subunit IIAB encodes the protein MAIAIIIGTHGAAAEQLLKTAEMLLGEQDNVAFIDFVPGENAETLIVKYNEKISGLDTSGGVLFLVDTWGGSPFNAASRIAVDKENYEVVTGVNIPMLVETFMARDDNPAFDELVALALETGREGVKALKKPQEEPAKPVAPVAKAAAPQAPLGPNDHMKIGLARIDDRLIHGQVATRWTKETNVSRIIVVSDEVAADHVRKTLLTQVAPPGVTAHVVDVAKAIRVWNNPKYANDRVMLLFTNPTDVWRLVEGGVDIQSVNIGGMAFRQGKTQVNNAVSVDEKDIEAFKKLNDRGIELEVRKVSSDSRLKMMDLINKLN